The region GCGGCAGACAAAAATGCACTTATCAAAGAAATAAGATAATAACCagagattattattattattattattattattattattattattattattattttgtagtTTACTCCTGGGATGGATAAAGCTTGTTAAGTACACATGCCTATTTGACCAAATTGCCCTCGACGATAACATCCGGTTTATTAACTCTCTTGTTTTCCTCTGAAGAAACCCACTCACGATGAACACGCTTAAAATCAGTTTCACCGTCCTGAAGAAGCCAACTACGTATTTCTTCAGTGGCAATTCCGTCATTTCATTAAAATCACTTACCCCTCCTTCTTCCGTAAAACCGGCGTCGATCTCCGGTGGCCCCCGTGTCTACTCTACCTTCGCCGGCGCCGGCGTCCGTACCGACTTCAAAGTGAACTCCTACTCTAACATGGCGGAACCTGATTCCGATCATAAGCAAGGAGATGTCGCCGTCAAAGACGATCGCATTGCTCGCATTTCATCCACAATTCGCGTCATCCCGGACTTCCCTAAACCTGGTACACACACTAACAGTTTTAATTGATCAATTGATGTTTGGATGTCTCATTTGACCAATGGATATTGAGGTTTATGTATGTGTAGGGATCATGTTTCAGGATATTACGACGATGCTGCTTGATCCAGTAGCATTTAAGGATTCGATCGATCTGTTCGTCGAGAGATACAAAGACAAAGACATCTCCGTTGTTGCTGGTAAATTCTCCTTTTCACGTAATTTGAAGTACTTTTTGAATCACTAGCTTTTGTGCTGATGCTATTCAGTTGAGCTAATTTTATATGTTGATGCTTTCCCTATTTGCATAAAGTTGAAATCAATGAATTAGTAGGCAGTAGATTCATGCTGATGATTATAAAAACCTGTTAATTTATAAAAACAATCGATTGATTTTGACCTGATCTTCAGCTTGTAGTTGATAATATAGTAACTATATTGGTTGTTTGCTACCCTGAACTCATTGTAGAAACCATCAAAGCACCCGATTTTATTGTAGTAACTATAATAGAGTAATTCATTACCTCATTTTAACTTCTCGATAATCAACTACTGATAAACGAATACTATTTGATGATTTTGGTTGTATAAATTATAATGCATAGGTGTTGAAGCAAGAGGATTCATATTTGGTCCTCCTATTGCATTAGCCATTGGTGCTAAATTCGTTCCAATGAGAAAACCCAACAAGTTACCCGGTATATCTTTTCTACCATTGACATCAGTTACCTTCTTTCAGTTTAATAATTCCTCACACaggataatatgttatgttatgtcatGTCATGTCATATCAGGAGCTGTTATATCAGAAGAATACTCGTTAGAGTACGGAAGTGACATAATGGAGATGCATGTTGGAGCAGTAGAAGCTGGTGAACGAACTCTTGTGATAGATGATTTAATTGCAACAGGAGGAACCTTAGTGGCTGCCATTAACCTACTTGGTAAGTAATTTGATAATtacagtttatttatttatttgtttattttttttaccaCTTTTTTAGATTTGTTCAAATTTTGTTTTGTTGCAGAACGCGTTGGCGCGAATGTAGTCGAGTGTGCCTGTGTCATTGAATTGCCTGATCTGAAGGTACACTGTGTTGTCTGGATAAATGATGTTTGTTTAATTAAACAGTATTTGATCTtgaattaattttgaaaatttcagGGTCGGGACCGATTAGGAGATAAGCCGCTATTTGTGCTCATAAGCTCAACTTGATTTTCGATtatttattaaaagatttaatTGGAATTGAAGGCTTGAGAGAAAATCACTGTATGATTTGGAGTATTCTAGTTAACAATAAGTGGGATTTTAATGTAACTGATTTCATTATTTCCTTCGAGTCTTTAAACGATGATGAGTTTGTTTACTGTTGCCACAATTTTTTGCTCGGCTCCATATTTTTCATCATGTTCagcaaatttaaattaaaaacaattaaatttAACCAATAGCCTAAGAAATAAAAAATATAGTTTATCATAAAACCACAACAAAAACTCAAATATCACGAACATAATATCAATCATCTCCATATCCTGGGTTATAACTTATAAGTTAGATGACCGATGACACGAAATGGAAGTATGAACAGAGAATTGTTCAAGAAATTCCCAAGAGAAAAGTTTTTATTAATTTCCAAGATGTCATTAAAGGCTGATTTGAAGGTTTTGTCAAATTTCAGAAATTTACAGAAGACTCAAATTCATCTTATTAAGCACCTAAATAAATAcgagaaaaaaaaagtaaaaaacagAGTTACGGAAATAAAATATCCTACCACAAAAATGGAATAAATTTTTTTTAGGAAATGAGTCTAAACTCTAAACGAGGGGAAATTAAAATTGAGGGCTTAAGCTGACGTTTTGGCGATGTCAGCAACAGTTAGTTAGGAACTTGGCCCGAAGAGAGCTTTTCTGCAATGTAAAAACGGACCTCCAAACTCCAATGGATCAAAAATTATGCATGTTTTAAGTTGGGCTTCTTTTAGCCTTGTTTATCTATTTCTCATTTGTAGAAAGGTTAGCGACAGATCTTCTATATGATATGCTGGTAGTTCTCAAGATACACAACTTCCTTTTGCTGGTAGTGCTAGTAGAGATACAAGAAATCGAAAGTCTTGGAGAAAGATATAATTTAAGTTGATCCACCATTCAGGCGTTATCCTTAATCTTCCATGAAAAAAATTTAGTGATCATACTTTCATTGACTCAATTTAATATATGCCTCCAAAAAAAAATAGGCTCCATAAGAAGGTATACCATCACCTCATCTCTCACCTCAAATATGTTGGGATGACTACGGTTGTTGGTAGTCTTGTATTAAGCATTCGATTGGGCAATACGAGCTTTTAATTTTTAATCCAAACAAAAAGTTCTTAATTCAAAAGTTATTTCAAAATAGCTTTTTGGAACTTTTAACTctgatttttatgtaatattataattttaaaagcTAATAGTTACTTTTGTCTAACATTTATGTACAAATAAAAACTAGAGTTTCTCGTTTTCGGATAATAATTTTCAAATTTCAACTAATAACTACTAGAATCTAGTTTCCAACTTTCATCTAATTTTGACAAACACGTCCTCAACAAACAAGTCCGCAAATTGAACATGTTTTGAAGATTTATTTAACTTATACTATCAAAATAAAAAAGGAGATGTTTGACCTTTTGGTTCATTGGCCAAAAACTATTATGACTTTATGAATTAGGAGTGGACTTCTAAATTTGCTACATTGATCTTTCAGTTCTATAGGAGGTTGACTTTTTAAGTTCTTTGACTTATTATGCATTTGAAAACTATGATAATTGTTGTAAGTTAGTCAAaacttatgtttatatatatatatatatatatatatatatatatatatatatatatatatatatatatatatatatatatatataaacaagaaGAAAGAGGGTTACAACCAATGAGATGAATGTGGTTTCATAACAAAAATGTGGTTCACAAGTTGAGCAAAATTAAATACACATCAACATCTGATTTTCAAAGTTCTCAAGGAACTTACTAAAAACAAATCTGTCTTTGTACTTATGATGGATCACTTTTTATGCAATTTATTTGGAGTATTTTTTCTATTAATCTTGGAAAGATATCCATGATAGTACTGATCTAGAAAGTGGCGGATCCAGAATAAAAAATCAGGGTTTGCACAAATTTTTTAGGGGGTTGCACTATTAGAAAAAAAATTCGTTTCCAAAGAAAGTTTGTCACCAAATCGTCAATAAACCGACGAATTTACACTGAATTCACAATTATCAAACATTATGATGGATTTTCGACGGATTTTcgaaaaaaaatcattaaattcACATTTGATGGGAAAATTGAAGGGTAGTGCGGGCTACATAGCAGCTCTAACCTTGGATCTAGATGGTAGCCGATCAATATTTAAGTTGAATATTTTGTTTGGTTAATGATAACATTTGTTTTATATATTAAACACATTGTTGATTGAGTtggaattcatatatatatatatatatatatatatatatatatatatatatatatatatatatatatatatatatatatatatatatatatatatatatatatatatatatatatatatatatatatatatatatatatatatatatatatatatatatatatatatatatatatatataacaagctTGCTTACTTTTCAAAAGTAACTTggttatatgtgagtcaattatAGGAACCAAAACTGATAAATCTGTATGTTTGACATCCGTATATGTTTTAATATTATGGTAGTCCGTTAATCATGTTGTTCTTTTCACAACtttcttttatttatatattggTTTTACGGTGCATTTGCGATATAGGCCTCTAGCTTTACTATATTCTTTTGCTTTTAGCTAGCTTTTATGTGTATGTCCTTTAGAAGGTGTAAATTTAATAACATTTAGGCATTCTAGCCCAACAGGATTGATGTCACAACAATATTTGAAGTTGAAACCTGTGGAGCCATTTATAAAGAATAACCGATAATTCCATTTGCTTTGTGACTTGATTCATGCTTTCGTTTTGAAGTTACGAGGTTGACCCTTCATTTATATTTAAAACATATTCGACACTGATTTTTTATTGCATTGACATTAAAAATGTTTTGTTGGACTTGTACACTATTAAGAAAGAATAAATAGTGTTTGATCTTTTATCTTAAAAGCCAAAATTGCAAGTCAAACCCTATTATATGTTGACTTTTACTTCGTTTTCGATTGGTTATTCCTTATTTTTATAAGGGTTGACAACTGACAACAAATAATCATTTTTTAAGGAACAAAAATGATTTAGTATCGGGGATCACGCTTATAGTTTTTTTTACATGAAGAACGAAAGCATTTCGGATCTTTTATGTATATTTGGATTgacatatatggatataatttCAAAACACGCTAGCGTTTGTGATTCCAACTTGAAAATATTATGTCTCTTCTTGTTCCATGTCCATTTCTTATGCAGCTTAAAAGTTCTCCCCAAATCATCTCATAGCATTTGTCTTTCATCATCTAAACCTATCAATAAACTTACCAAAAGGTTTGCTTATAGTCTAACGATATCAAGAGTTGACGTATAAATATCAggatttatgaataaaataaagggTACATGCAGTGGCAGAAGCGGAAAGAAATATAAGGGAATGCTTCTTTTAAGGGTTGAACTActaaaaaaacttattttttgaTGGTAGTTTCCGTTATAAAATTCATCACTAAAAAGGGTTCAGAGACATGTTTACATTTAATAGGACTTTGCAACGGATTTCCAACAGATTTATGATGCATTTGTGATAGATTTGTGACGGATTTTTGAcaaaattacattaaattatgtATTTGACAGTAAAATTTGACGGGTTGTTCAGGACACACATAGACACCAAATAGGTACACTCCTAAGTGCATGTATTTGTTGTTCTAAACCTATCAACAAACTGTGTCATCGCTACATAACCTATCAAACTACAAATAACAACTTAAACATAATTGGTCCGTACGTTACCTATCAACATTTTGACATAAAGCTAGAGTACTGCAAgggaaaggggggggggggggggagggggggggaggTGGGTGTATTTGCTAAGGTTTATAAtagttttttattaaataaactttGCATAATATTTTCGAAGAACATTTGTAGTAAGGGAGAGGGAATCAAGCACACGTTGGAAAAATATATGCGAGGTGTCGACGTTACCTTCAAGGAACTATCCCTTATTTAGCGGTAAAAGCGGTGGATTGAGTGAGTTTCATACGCAGCTTCACTAACCCGATTCTATCCTTTTCAACTCATGCAACAATCACTTGTACATTATGCATCAAAACTTATACCAAAattattttgtatgtttttagTTAGGGATTTAACCCAGACCGGACCGGAAAACATTTTCACCTTAATGCATTTTATAGATATCaacataaatttaaaatatatagaaaatgatattgaattattaaaagaTGCCCTTTTCGAAAATGAAattaaagataaaatattttttattgttgtttttttataaataaaagtataGTTTTTCTTattaatagtgttttttttttgttaaaaaatgcagtttttcgaaTAAAAAGTGCATTTTTTATTTAAGCGGTGCAGTTTTTCATAAATAAAAACAGTTTAATGCAGTTTTTAATTAATAGTGCTGTTTTTTTGTAAAAACATGCAGTTTTTtaaaaaattgtagtttttttttttttattaatgatgatgttttttataaataaaatttgttAAAGTGCAGTTTTTTATTAATAGTGTTGTTTTTTATTTAAACATGTagtttttttattctttatttataaatagtttaatttttttgttaaaaagtgCATTATTTATCTTTTCTAAATGTTAATTTGGTCCAAAACCCGAAACCCGGTCTAGTACACGGAGCCGGACCGGACCGAACCCGAACCCGATATATTAAAAAACGGTCCAATTTTCGAGTAAAGTAATTAATGATTTTCGGTCTTCGAGTCGGTCAGGTCCGGGTCCGGCCTGTTACTCATCCTTATTTTTAATAGTTTCTaaattagtttgtatattttaatattatgtaaattagttttgcataatttttattagtttgtgtttattttaaaactaaaaattaaGTGAGTTGGAAAAAGATAGAGTTTTTATGTTTGTGGTTGGAAAAGATAGAAAATAAAGAAGAAATccttcctaataaataaagatctttttgctacatgtcacattctcatttattttgtcacatgtaattttgtgattattttaaattaatttttattccacgtgtcattttatggttttttcattttattaaaatttagATAGTGTTTAAATGCAttaataaatacatatcaatttcattaatgaactttccttctaatttcaaaattactaaattaaatattcattaattttatttattaatttatttaaattatttgtttaaatttaaaatagaaaaaaaaaaacactttaatttttataattcaatattttttcatttttcttataaattcatactTCTCAAATGGTTAGAATTTTGtatttagtttttcttttaaataaacccatgtaatacatgggtctcacacctagtaaaaGATGATATGAAAGTGATATAATAGTGGGTTGAATGAGTTGGGATAAAAGTTAGGGGTGAATTATTTTGTATCTATTCTACCTCTTTTCATACAAGTCTTAAAAGCAAAATATGTTTTCATAAATCCTCATTGATTGTTGATTAGTATGAACTAATGAAGCATCATTTGATTGAGAAGTATTAGAATCGTTTATTTGGTTCCAACATTTCAATAACTGTTAGTTACAATTCCAATTCTGGTTACCTGCCTATATTCACCTTTAGTATAAATGGCACAAAAATATATTTAGAGACCCTAGAGGTATAAAAACTAATTCATAACAATTATGCAAAAAATTGATTTCTAAATTTCAGTGTGTTCGTAAAATAATTTTACATATATAAGGTAGAACGAAAATTGTAGAGTTCTTTTTGCAATAATGTGACTACGTGAGAATCATGAATctagatatttatttatgttttaccAAATGAATTGTTATTCATAAACAAACAAACGGCAAAACTTAACCCGTTTCAATATATCATTGTGATTGCCtactaaataaatatatatacattcaAAAGTCAAAACTAAATGTATAGACTTTTGAAGGCCTGGAGTTTCTCGTGGGGATGAGATAAGCCTATTTAAGAATTAAGACAATTATCTATACAATATTCTTCCTTAAGCGTAATTATGTTATCCCTAACAAAGATAATATAAACTTGATTAGAGTTtagtatttaatatttatatatagttAAGAATGAAGTTGAAACTATGACTCTGGCAATTCATATAGTAAATTAAAATGCTTAGCAAAATACTATTTTTTCTAATGGCTAATATTATAAATGCTAGCAATTGGCTAACCAAATAAAAGAacaattacaaataattaaaagCTAAAACTGTATTTTAAAGCTAAGATATTCAATTGAAattatttcttttttgttttcatGTGTACAAAAAATAATTGATAAACAATCTtgtcaaacaaaaaaaaacgtcATTCAATTGCTTtgatcataaaaaatataaaaactctAAGAGTTTCTAAAATTCCACAACATCTAATTATTAGAcgatatattttatattattgtaggtTTATTATAGATTGCAATCAGCTCTTCTTCTCGGTGACCGTCATCGTTATCGGCCATGCCTTGAGACGAAGCTCATCCACCGAAGGGTGCTCTTCATCTTGTTTACACTATTACAaatatccataacaaggtcagtTCTGGATGGCGTTAAAGTCACGTATTCTTCATGTGTCAATCTTTTTAAGCTTCATGCTCGAGGATACAAAGTTATGACCTACATCAATGGCACTGCACCTCCGGCTACAACAACGGCTGATTATGAACAGTGGTTTGAAATCAATGCTATTGTCTTGCagtagatctacagatcactttTTGAAGAACTCCTCATTCGATTCTTAGACAACGACACCACTGCCCTTACTATGTGGGAAAAGC is a window of Lactuca sativa cultivar Salinas chromosome 1, Lsat_Salinas_v11, whole genome shotgun sequence DNA encoding:
- the LOC111913455 gene encoding adenine phosphoribosyltransferase 1 isoform X2 codes for the protein MNTLKISFTVLKKPTTYFFSGNSVISLKSLTPPSSVKPASISGGPRVYSTFAGAGVRTDFKVNSYSNMAEPDSDHKQGDVAVKDDRIARISSTIRVIPDFPKPGIMFQDITTMLLDPVAFKDSIDLFVERYKDKDISVVAGVEARGFIFGPPIALAIGAKFVPMRKPNKLPGAVISEEYSLEYGSDIMEMHVGAVEAGERTLVIDDLIATGGTLVAAINLLERVGANVVECACVIELPDLKGRDRLGDKPLFVLISST
- the LOC111913455 gene encoding adenine phosphoribosyltransferase 1 isoform X1 — encoded protein: MNTLKISFTVLKKPTTYFFSGNSVISLKSLTPPSSVKPASISGGPRVYSTFAGAGVRTDFKVNSYSNMAEPDSDHKQGDVAVKDDRIARISSTIRVIPDFPKPGIMFQDITTMLLDPVAFKDSIDLFVERYKDKDISVVAGVEARGFIFGPPIALAIGAKFVPMRKPNKLPGISFLPLTSVTFFQFNNSSHRIICYVMSCHVISGAVISEEYSLEYGSDIMEMHVGAVEAGERTLVIDDLIATGGTLVAAINLLERVGANVVECACVIELPDLKGRDRLGDKPLFVLISST